The genomic stretch aataatatatatataatatatatatatatattttaaaatacaaaaaacatattcattctatataatattatatataaatataaataaataaataaataaataatatataatgttatatacatatattattattatatattttttgtttctagaaatatatgcatttattgatatatagatattaaattaactgaaaaaatataagaatattaattcattaatttattattttttatttttttttttttggcatatatattttatatacatatatatataatatatatataattaaaaaggatgtatttgtatatatttattttatattcttattatatattattttaattttttttttttctttttcttctatatatataatatatatatataattaattttttttttttttctttttttttattagtaccttaataaaattaatgtaaATTCCTCCTATTTGTTCTTCATAATATTCAAGTTcattttacattttcattTCAACCTTAATTCTccgattttttattttttatatttaaataaaattaggtttaatttaatttaatttagtttaattttttttttttttttttttcttataagaAGTGTTTCAACActttatacaatataataataaattcgaGAAacacaaagaaaaaaaaaaaaaaaaaaaaaaaaaatggaagtaggttctaatatttttatacctATAAtgaaattttaatatatatatatatatatatatttatgtaaattttttttttttttttatacgtaataaattataagaatacaactgtaaaaaattataaaaacaaacatGTTGTTTTTTGGTAAATTGttgtaaaattataacaaaaggaaaaattaGTGTAAAGAAtcatataaacatttatatattatataaagctttttaaaaatttcaaaAATTAACTTTTCTTTTCCATAACCAttagtataaaaaaaaaaaaaaaaaaaaaaaattgaacaCTATCTAAAATTCTCACCATAAATATGGGACttttcaataaatatattactttaatattatataaaaaaatttaataatatatatatatatatatatataggttttcttttttttttttttttttttttttttttttccttaattTGGTAGCAACACATATACATTTAGGATCAATcgagaaataaaataaactagtaatttttctttttttttttctttttttttttcttttttttttttttttttctatggTAGTTCGTTATATTTTTCGAtctattttttgtaaaatatatatatatattatatatatatataatatcatatttatgtgtACCTGAACAatccatttatttatttatttatttatttacataattatactacacaaaatatattttttttatttaaaaaaattataaacacATAAACAAGCGCAAGGTGTAACCATGATTTCAAAGATTTTCATGGTTaccatattttaataaaagaaaaaatataataaaatgaaatattataaatatatataaaatattataaatatatataaaatattataaatatatataaaatattataaatatatataaaatattataaatatatataaaatattataaatatatataaaatattataaatatatataaaatattataaatatatataaaatattataaatatataaaaatattataaatatatataaaatattataaatatatataaaatattataaatatatataaaatattataaatatataaaaatattataaatatatataaaatattataaatatataaaaatattataaatatataaaaatattataaatatataaaaatattataaatatataaaaatattataaatatatacaaatatattaatataatttatgaaaagaatattttataaatatacaaataaatgaatgaataatatataggtgtgtaaaagtaataaaatttccattgtatattattcttttgttAATTATCTAAAGGAACTATTTATTAATagatattatcataatattttatttattctatttatctgtttagaaaaaaaaaaaaaaaaaaaaaaaaaatgtgtaataagaaaaatatgaaaatatatattcctcAAATAGttacaaaaattataaaaaaaaaaaaaaagaataaggaataaataaaaaggtttcttcttttttctatatataaatatttcattttaaaattttggGACTTATTTATCTGTAAGTTCTTGACTTCAAACATctagatataatattaatataatatatctattattattattttgttttattttttattatttgtacaagaaattatatacctaagaattttatatcacgaatttcttaaaaaaatgtaaatctCATATACAATTTTGAAcaagcaaaaaaaataaaaaaaataaaaataaacataaatataaatataaaagtaaaaggaaataatatgaaataataatagtacataaaataattttacttttaatggagaaataaatatggtgtataatatttgagtttaaaaaaataatcctaaaatgtaaataaatataatatataaatatatatatatatatatatatatttatttatatatttatttatatatttatatatatgtatgtagtATATAGTTACAAATGATCatattgataaaaaaaatattcctgttctctctttttttttttttttttaattaatatgatatttataacttgataaaaaaaaaaaaaaattataaggaAAAGGTTAATacgaaaaaatatataattacacatttatattttatacatatcagacttgtataattttatttgggAGATATTGAAAAGGAAATattgaatatttaaaaaaaaaaaaaaaaaaaaaaaaaaaaaaaaaaagataaaacaaaaaaatataaaatataaaataaaataattcaacttatacattaatatatatatatatatatatatatatatatatatatatatatgtgtgtatatataaacttatatatattatattacatttgtCATCATAGCATTATTTTTCAGTATACACAAAGATATACTTATTTATGTACatgggggaaaaaaaaaaaaatataagatataaaaaataagtggGTACCCATTTtggaaaattattaatttaaaaatataaaaattactaCGTGGGTAGATAGTGGAAATATCGTTAcgttgttatatatataaatacatacatatatatatatatatatatatatatatatatatatatatatatatatatatttatatatatatttatatttatatgtatgattAAATAAAGGTAcacttatatttatttattttattttatttgatattttttgtttatcgggctgtcttatattttatgacattcatcaaaatgaaaaatggaAGACTCATAAATAAGCAAGCAATACAACTAATATTAGGATTATATGTGTTGTTcatgtttttatttgttaatattaAACAGTGTTATggaaagaatataaataacgatgaatatattaaaggagtagatatatataaagcaaTAGTTATAGATGCTGGATCTACAGGTACAagaattcatatatataattatcatatagTAGATGATGAGAAaggtaatataaaaatatatattccatCCATAAATTATAGAACTACACCTGGAttggtatatatattgaacaGATATTTTTCTGGTGAAAAAGAAGATTtccataattattttaaaaatataaaaagttttATTTATGATAATGTTGAAGAACAAAAACGTTTTAATACAATAATATTGTTTAGAGCATCAGGAGGATTTAGATTGTTAAGTATTAATGAATCCGAGAAATATAtgaactttttaaaaaattatttctttacACATTTCaatgaatttttattaattgatGATTTATTAGTAAATGTATTAAGTGGAAAGGAAGAAGCAATTTTGTCCTTTGTTTCTATATATGCTCTCCTTCAGAATTTTAATCCGAGCCCTCTTATTTTTACGGACAATGATATAAATGAGGGCAAACAAAATGACGtgaataatgataataataatgatcataataatgatcataataatgatcataataatgatgataataataatgatgataataataataatgatcataataatgatcataataataataataacgatAGTGATAATACCATTGGGGTGCTTGAATTAGGTGGAGCAACCGCTCAAATCGTTATTAAGGTCCCCTTGTCTAAAATGAACGACGATATAGTAAACCTATTTAATTACCAACATaaagagaaaaagaaaaatagcATTATTGAAGAaaactataaaaataaaaatatcgtaaaaattaatttatttaatcaagatatatttttatattgtaaaaGTTATCTTGTTTTGGGAAGACAAAATGCCATGAAAActtatttacattatattttacataaacATAAAGAAATAGATCAAAACAATAAATTTATAGAAATGGCATGCTTCCCAAAAAACTTCAAATTTCATATTAATAACCTATATAAAACATCCATAGAAGAAGATTTATTAGAATATGATGGAAacacaaaaataaatgatgatgaatatATAGGTGTAGGTAttggtaatataaatatgtgtaGACAAGAAATACAAACAATTCTTGATTATGCACAAATTGATGATTTaccatttaaaataaaaaaatttattaaattgtaTGGAATAGaaaattttcatcattttgcagtggtaaaaaaaaaaataaaaaaataaaaaaaaaaataaaaataaaaataaattaatattacacCTTTAATtggctatatatatattaaaagaaacatataaatgtgtgatacaataaatatataatatatatatatatatatatatatatatatttatttatttatttatttatttatttttctttattttaggATATATTAAACATTGCTGAAAGTTTTAATCCCATTTCTCTTAATACACATATGTATTTGGAAAAGGCACAAGAAGTATGTCCTCTTACCATAGAAGAAATAAGAAAGGTTGTTAGACCTGAATCAAACATAGAAAAGGCTCAGACGTCATGTTTCgggtatataaaaaaaatatatatatatatatatatatatatatatatataatattattttaggAACCATTTCGTTCAAGAcagttttcttttttcatatatattcatgtaTTGTCTTGATGATTTTATTTGAGTAAATTATGCGACAtacttctttttatattttattattttttaggcttatatttttatatgaatttatGAGATATATTCTCAAAATTGACAaatccatattattttattcaacCAATTATGTAAttggaaagaaaaaaaaaaaaaaaaaaaaaattaaaattaaaacatatatagaaataaatatatacatattaaataactaatatttatataaatatattattatatactaaTATGTTTGTGATATGAcaccttatttttttatttttttttatttttttttttatcagaTAAATAAGACGAGCATAACTTGGACTATTGCCGTATTGTTAATGGAGATTCCGAAAATTGTTAATTTaattagaaaaaatgaaaaaataaaaagtttcTACTCAGATGAACTTTGAacaagaaagaaagaaagaaaaaaaaaaaaaaaaaaaaaaaaaaaaatgaaacacCACAAGGGTAAGTGGACATATAAAGGTAtacatatttacatatatatatatataaaatctttATGTTTAACCAAAGTACTATACAACCAAggaatataacataaaatagcttttaaaattaagaaaaagaataaattattatagtaatcataaaaatataatttgttattaatttttaaatataattttttcaacaTATGAATCTAATTATGAAATAacaacatatgtatatataaatatgtatatatatatatatatatatatatatatatatatttttttttttttttttttttttgaattttatttatttataattttgtttcttgtcattattttaatttttttttttttttatttgttggTGTTGTTAAATGTTATTTTGTGTACTTGTCATTATtgatctatatatatatatatatatgtataatttttttgttatttttcaaaagaaaaaaagaccCAAAAGGATTTtcttgtaaatataaaaaaaaaaaaaattcaacaTTTACTATTACaacaataatttattttgttttcatTTTACTTCGTAAAATAATCCACATACAACccatatattgtatatattgtatatattgtatGTATTGTatgtattgtatatattgtatgtattgtatatattgtatatatttatatatatacattatggaaacgtaaaagaaaataaaagattatataaatattaattaatattcatatatacaacacgtggaataaatatatcaaaaccttaaaaatatgatatacataaaaatatatgttctcTCATTTTTTAcggtctttttttttttattttatttttgctaAATTGACTTTTCATAACAATGTTGATCGTTGCATGTTTTTATAACgaatttaaaattttctaaatggttttgttattatatgtccataattatattatatatgatactaacactataatgaaaaatatataatatataatatatatataatctttttaataatacttttattatataatatttcaaaaagaaaatgatatctacttaaaaatatcaaatattcttaaaaaaaaaaaaaaaaaaaaacataattattataatatatatatatatatatatatatatatatttaatatatataatatatttatttattttttagataaggacaatttttttttttatttataatatcataaatatatataataatataacattcaAAAAATTGGTTTTCagtaaaatttttaatatataaaatttctatatttttattaatgcctttttatattaatttgataaattacatataaaaaaaaaaaaaaaaaaaaaaaaaccagaATTGTTTATGTAGATACCTTTAtggtttaaaaaatattcttttattattatatatataataatattatatattatacatacataatatcatacatatatttttttttaattttgaattcaaacataaatttttttttatattatgtaatatatatataaatattatatatatagtaattcagttttataatattatatttgtttgatttataataaaaatatgagtaataataattaattttcttttctttttcctttcctttcctttccttttattttattttattattatttttttttttttttgatgtacaattaatattataaaaaaacaagtaaacgttttttgtttttcttataataatacaaatatagaaatattgatttatgtattataatatatttatatataaacttataattttatatatcaattattataatattagatCGTTAATTATTTTTGGAAGTTTCTATATGAATCTGTTTTAaagaacatattatattttataatttatttagaattaaaaatatgtataaatatatattatgtgataatgaatatatggttatataataatatataagtagAAGAGATGTAGCAAGactagttttttttttttttttttttttttttttttttttttttttttttttttaaattaaaatatttttggtAGATAAGCAAGCTTGTTTGTTTATACATGTCCTTTTTTACAATATCgacatatttaattaaataaaataaataaatataaatgtaaatatatatatatatatatatatatatatgttacatattcattttacatattttataaaagcaCCTTTGTTTCGCCCctatacctttttttttttttttttttttattttttattttttatttttattttttcattttttattttttatttgattgaaaaaaaaaaaaaaaaaaaagacgttttttctaaaataatGTCAAAAATTTGATATGTAAAATTTGAAAAAGAATATGGAATACAAACtttttaagaataaaaaaatattgaatgAAAAGGTAAATGAGTTAACAAAGAAAAATAGACAAAGAAACACATTAGATCATATTAATTGTATAGAAATTGATGAtgacgatgatgatgataatgataataatgaggaACCTaaagaaatgaatataaataaaactaacaataataataacgatATCTTAATGAAATCATGCAATGATATTAGAAGGAATACAACATTTTATAGACATAATGTAATAAatgaagaacaaaaaaattttgaatatttattatcaagaaaaaaaaaaaatgtagattCTATAGATAATGtaaatttttatgattttatgaaaaatgatttttttaatatatttaataataatataataagtgaacataaaaaaacaaaccaAATTgtaaatcaaataaataataatgtggaTACTTCAAAAAATGtggtttataatattaattatgatGAACATAAAGGAGAAGTAGTTAATTTATCGTTTGATAAAAAAGGGAAAGAAACATATCCCCAAGTAGATATTGAATtgtataacaaaaaaatgaatccacgttatcaaaatataaatgaacaaaatacaTGTCAAACGAGTGATGATAATACTACGTATCGTAATGTTTATTCTGATAATTGTGCCTTAAATTCTAGTTATACAaattttttaagaaataaatccttaaaatataaaaaatgttataaacaaaatagaCAAGATGAAAGCACGGGAGCGGAATTTGATTACAACCTTGACGAATCGGTGTATTATGATGATTGTAacaacaaattatataaaaggtcttttttaaaaaataataaaaatataattgaaaAAGGAAGAGAAGAACATAaacaagatatatataat from Plasmodium falciparum 3D7 genome assembly, chromosome: 13 encodes the following:
- a CDS encoding nucleoside-diphosphatase, putative — its product is MKNGRLINKQAIQLILGLYVLFMFLFVNIKQCYGKNINNDEYIKGVDIYKAIVIDAGSTGTRIHIYNYHIVDDEKGNIKIYIPSINYRTTPGLVYILNRYFSGEKEDFHNYFKNIKSFIYDNVEEQKRFNTIILFRASGGFRLLSINESEKYMNFLKNYFFTHFNEFLLIDDLLVNVLSGKEEAILSFVSIYALLQNFNPSPLIFTDNDINEGKQNDVNNDNNNDHNNDHNNDHNNDDNNNDDNNNNDHNNDHNNNNNDSDNTIGVLELGGATAQIVIKVPLSKMNDDIVNLFNYQHKEKKKNSIIEENYKNKNIVKINLFNQDIFLYCKSYLVLGRQNAMKTYLHYILHKHKEIDQNNKFIEMACFPKNFKFHINNLYKTSIEEDLLEYDGNTKINDDEYIGVGIGNINMCRQEIQTILDYAQIDDLPFKIKKFIKLYGIENFHHFAVDILNIAESFNPISLNTHMYLEKAQEVCPLTIEEIRKVVRPESNIEKAQTSCFGLIFLYEFMRYILKIDKSILFYSTNYINKTSITWTIAVLLMEIPKIVNLIRKNEKIKSFYSDEL